A region from the Neomonachus schauinslandi chromosome 2, ASM220157v2, whole genome shotgun sequence genome encodes:
- the LOC110588493 gene encoding LOW QUALITY PROTEIN: ras GTPase-activating protein-binding protein 1-like (The sequence of the model RefSeq protein was modified relative to this genomic sequence to represent the inferred CDS: inserted 2 bases in 2 codons), whose amino-acid sequence MVMEKPSSLLVRREFVRQYYTLLNQAPDMLHRFYGKNSSYVHGGLDSNGKPADAVYGQKEIHRKAMSQNFTNCHTKIHHVDAHATLNDGVVVQVMGLLSNNNQALRRVMQTFVLAPEGSVANKFYVHNDIFRYQDEVFGGFVTEPQEESEEEVEEPEERQQTPEVVPDDSGTFYDQTVSNDLEEHLEEPVAEPEPDPEPEPEQEPVFEIQEEKSEPALEETAPEDAQKSSSPAPTDIAXDLRTFSWVSVTSKNLPPSGAVPVTGIPPHVVKVPASQPRPESKPESQIPPQWPQRDQRVREQQINIPPQSGPRPIREAGEQSDVEPQRIVRHPNSHQXFIGNLPHEVDKSELKDFFQSYGNVVELRINSGGKLPSFGFVVFDDSEPVQKVLSNRPIMFRGEVRLNVEEKSTRAAREGDRRDNRLRGPGGPRGGLGGGMRGPPCGGMVQKPGFGVGRGIAPRQ is encoded by the exons ATGGTTATGGAGAAGCCTAGTTCCCTGCTGGTCAGGCGGGAATTTGTGAGACAATATTACACACTGCTGAACCAGGCCCCAGACATGCTACACAGATTTTATGGAAAGAACTCTTCTTATGTCCATGGGGGATTGGATTCAAATGGAAAGCCAGCAGATGCGGTCTATGGACAGAAAGAGATCCATAGGAAGGCGATGTCACAAAACTTTACCAATTGTCACACTAAGATTCACCATGTTGATGCTCATGCCACTCTGAATGATGGTGTAGTGGTCCAGGTGATGGGGTTGCTCTCTAATAACAACCAGGCTTTGAGGAGAGTCATGCAGACATTTGTCCTTGCTCCTGAGGGCTCTGTTGCAAATAAGTTCTACGTTCACAATGATATCTTCAGATACCAAGATGAGGTCTTTGGTGGCTTTGTCACTGAGCCTCAGGAGGAATCTGAGGAAGAGGTAGAGGAACCTGAAGAAAGACAGCAGACACCTGAGGTGGTACCTGATGACTCTGGAACTTTCTATGATCAGACTGTCAGCAATGACTTAGAAGAACATTTAGAGGAACCTGTTGCTGAACCGGAACCAGATCCTGAACCAGAACCAGAGCAAGAACCTGTATTTGAAATCCAAGAGGAAAAGTCTGAGCCAGCATTGGAAGAAACTGCCCCTGAGGATGCTCAGAAGAGTTCTTCCCCAGCACCTACGGACATAG CAGACTTGAGGACATTTTCTTGGGTATCTGTGACCAGTAAGAACCTTCCACCCAGTGGAGCTGTTCCAGTTACTGGGATACCACCTCATGTTGTTAAAGTACCAGCTTCACAGCCTCGTCCAGAGTCTAAGCCTGAGTCTCAGATTCCACCGCAGTGGCCTCAGAGGGATCAAAGAGTGCgagaacaacaaataaatattccTCCCCAGAGCGGACCTAGACCAATCCGTGAGGCTGGTGAGCAAAGTGATGTTGAACCCCAAAGAATTGTGAGACACCCTAATAGTCACC CTTTCATTGGCAATCTGCCACATGAAGTGGACAAATCGGagcttaaagatttttttcaaagttatgGGAATGTGGTGGAGCTACGCATTAACAGCGGCGGGAAATTAcccagttttggttttgttgtgttTGATGATTCTGAGCCTGTTCAGAAGGTCCTTAGCAACCGGCCCATCATGTTCAGAGGTGAGGTCCGTCTGAATGTGGAAGAGAAGAGTACTCGAGCTGCCCGGGAAGGGGACCGTCGAGATAACCGCCTGCGGGGACCTGGAGGCCCTCGAGGTGGGCTGGGTGGTGGAATGAGAGGCCCTCCCTGTGGAGGCATGGTGCAGAAACCAGGATTTGGAGTGGGAAGGGGAATTGCTCCAAGGCAGTGA